One part of the Solanum dulcamara chromosome 8, daSolDulc1.2, whole genome shotgun sequence genome encodes these proteins:
- the LOC129899491 gene encoding F-box/kelch-repeat protein At1g80440-like: MEELIPGLPNDIALECLIRLPVQQFSKAASVCKNWNSEITLPEFRLRRKLSGLNQPVLVMVQSMVSTVKKPEGDTALSSTQVYRLSVSDPENGSWYDLPPIPELIDGLPRFCRIVGVGSDLLVIGGCDPVTWRVMDSVFVYNFISGLWRRGADMPGRQRLFFGCASNSDGIILVAGGHDDEKNAMKSVLSYDVVKDEWITIPDMFMERDECKVVFHKGKFHVIGGYPTWAQGHFENHAEVFDFATWRWLLEDDFLSAINTSPHSCIEGNDGRLYMCRGGDVAVKEDATWQKLAGLPPGITSVAYLTACQGKLMLVGNGQFYGLHSLYALDLGSDGKLEKWTKVETTDEYSGHVQYGCCLEI; the protein is encoded by the coding sequence ATGGAGGAATTGATCCCGGGGTTACCTAATGACATAGCTCTTGAATGTCTCATACGTCTACCTGTTCAACAGTTCTCTAAAGCAGCTTCTGTATGCAAAAATTGGAACAGCGAGATTACGCTACCGGAGTTTCGCCTCCGGCGGAAATTATCCGGGTTGAACCAACCCGTTTTGGTCATGGTCCAATCTATGGTTTCTACTGTGAAAAAGCCAGAGGGTGATACTGCCCTTTCTTCTACTCAGGTTTACCGGCTATCTGTCTCTGACCCGGAAAATGGCTCATGGTACGATTTGCCGCCGATACCGGAGTTGATTGATGGATTGCCGAGGTTTTGCCGGATTGTTGGAGTCGGGTCGGATTTATTAGTGATTGGCGGGTGTGACCCGGTTACTTGGCGGGTCATGGACTCTGTTTTCGTCTACAATTTCATATCCGGGTTATGGCGTCGCGGTGCGGATATGCCAGGTCGGCAGAGGTTGTTCTTCGGATGTGCTTCGAATTCCGACGGGATAATCCTCGTCGCCGGCGGACATGACGACGAAAAGAATGCTATGAAGTCGGTCCTCTCATACGACGTCGTTAAAGACGAGTGGATTACAATTCCGGACATGTTCATGGAGAGAGACGAATGTAAGGTTGTATTTCACAAAGGTAAATTCCACGTCATCGGCGGTTATCCTACGTGGGCGCAAGGTCACTTTGAGAACCATGCTGAGGTGTTCGATTTTGCCACGTGGCGGTGGCTACTGGAAGATGACTTCTTGAGTGCGATCAACACTTCTCCTCATAGTTGCATTGAAGGTAATGATGGGAGATTATACATGTGCCGAGGCGGTGACGTGGCAGTGAAGGAAGATGCTACGTGGCAGAAGTTGGCGGGATTGCCACCAGGGATTACCAGCGTGGCATATTTGACAGCGTGTCAGGGGAAGTTGATGTTGGTGGGAAATGGCCAATTTTATGGACTGCATAGTTTGTATGCTTTGGATCTAGGGAGTGATGGTAAATTGGAAAAATGGACAAAAGTAGAGACTACTGATGAATACAGTGGTCATGTTCAATATGGTTGTTGCTTGGAGATATGA
- the LOC129900622 gene encoding DNA-repair protein XRCC1: protein MSGSNDGDKNGRKRNLPSWMSSRPGSSGLGQNKSNDEGEMTETAEQAKGGRKTNHGKTLPDEAENEAHFSNFSKLMEGVVFVLSGFVNPERGTLRSQALEMGAKYQPDWNSDSTLLICAFSNTPKFRQVEADNGTIVSKEWITECYKQRKLVEIETYLMHAGKPWKHQSVSHESSQDQKPSTSRKSHTRAQKSSPVKTTIAPSSEEVHCDKVKDGFSPSKVKKWAIDDLNRTISWLENQDERPEPHEMKKIAAEGILTCLQDATDSLKQGQDMRQITEQWECIPRAVEELAKFDGSSVGSATLHKDLCKQAVTCKQIYELEYRNREDDELLKMKEQRTRVSGKAGGAAKDNSAYDSDDTVEMTEEEINQAYNAVASTIKNTQRV, encoded by the exons ATGTCTGGCTCAAACGACGGTGACAAGAATGGGAGGAAACGTAATCTTCCTTCATGGATGAGTTCAAGACCAGGCTCAAGTGGTTTGGGTCAGAATAAATCAAATGATGAAGGTGAGATGACGGAGACAGCTGAGCAAGCGAAAGGTGGAAGAAAAACCAACCATGGCAAAACACTTCCCGACGAAGCTGAGAACGAAGcacatttttcaaatttttcaaaacttATG GAAGGGGTTGTATTTGTCCTATCAGGTTTTGTCAATCCCGAGCGTGGTACATTAAGGTCCCAGGCTTTAGAAATGGGAGCCAAGTATCAACCTGATTGGAACTCGGATTCCACACTCTTGATCTGTGCATTTTCCAACACACCAAAGTTTCGTCAAGTTGAAGCAGATAATGGAACAATTGTATCGAAG GAGTGGATAACAGAGTGTTATAAACAACGGAAACTTGTTGAAATTGAAACTTACTTAATGCATGCTGGCAAGCCTTGGAAACATCAAAGTGTCTCTCATGAATCCAGCCAAG ATCAAAAACCATCAACATCTAGAAAATCCCATACAAGAGCACAGAAAAGTTCACCTGTTAAGACAACTATTGCTCCTTCATCTGAG GAGGTACATTGTGATAAAGTAAAAGATGGTTTCTCTCcatctaaagtgaaaaaatGGGCTATAGATGATCTTAACCGGACGATATCATGGCTGGAGAATCAAGATGAAAGG CCAGAGCCCCATGAGATGAAGAAAATAGCTGCTGAGGGAATTCTAACCTGTTTACAGGATGCCACAGATTCTCTTAAGCAAGGGCAG GATATGCGTCAAATAACTGAGCAGTGGGAATGCATCCCTCGTGCGGTTGAGGAGCTGGCAAAGTTTGATGGTAGTAGTGTTGGTTCAGCTACACTGCACAAGGATCTTTGCAAGCAAGCTGTGACCTGTAAACAAATTTATGAGCTGGAGTACAGAAATAGAGAAGACGATGAACTTTTGAAGATGAAAGAGCAGAGAACTCGTGTAAGTGGAAAGGCTGGTGGCGCTGCCAAGGATAATTCTGCATATGACAGTGATGATACCGTTGAGATGACAGAAGAGGAAATTAACCAAGCTTATAATGCTGTAGCATCTACCATTAAAAACACTCAGCGAGTGTGA